In a genomic window of Erigeron canadensis isolate Cc75 chromosome 5, C_canadensis_v1, whole genome shotgun sequence:
- the LOC122600297 gene encoding trihelix transcription factor ASIL2-like, whose product MSTTAGQKPTRKFPPPCWTRDEALSLIEAYRERWHALHRAFLRTTDWDAVAEKVNDAFPDVMPLKTSAQCRHKIEKLRQRHRAEQQRAAAFAGEKFFSNWFYFEAMEALDNGYVSEPGDQMVVNLKTRNNNGSNPGRGIRFKPSEAQKLAILPAKNNKKQNPNFISKVSNRINNGSLIKTPIQETPKIQNIRPRVTAKPGVQEPVSNEPGRPGLRPRKFSKVLCDDDDNEDVDDGEMWFKVPRRKNVARGEYRNEKYSVPNGKDVKKGKGKKKGGMSEVVASIRLLGDGFMKAEMMKIDMAREIEKMRMESEMKRSRLLLESQRQIVDAFVKGVVESRKLPAPLVDL is encoded by the coding sequence ATGTCAACCACCGCCGGTCAAAAACCGACACGCAAGTTTCCTCCGCCCTGCTGGACACGCGACGAGGCACTTTCACTCATCGAAGCTTACCGTGAAAGATGGCACGCGCTCCACCGCGCGTTCCTCCGTACAACGGACTGGGATGCGGTGGCGGAAAAGGTTAACGATGCTTTTCCTGACGTCATGCCGTTAAAAACCTCCGCTCAGTGCCGTCACAAGATTGAGAAGCTCCGCCAGCGTCATCGAGCTGAACAGCAACGCGCCGCCGCGTTCGCCGGTGAGAAGTTCTTTTCTAATTGGTTTTATTTTGAAGCTATGGAAGCTTTGGATAACGGATATGTGTCTGAACCCGGTGATCAAATGGTGGTTAATTTGAAAACCCGGAATAACAATGGGTCAAACCCGGGTCGTGGGATTCGGTTTAAACCCTCGGAAGCTCAAAAATTAGCAATTTTACCTgctaaaaataataagaaacaaaaccctaattttatttcTAAGGTTTCAAATCGTATTAATAACGGGTCTTTAATAAAAACCCCAATTCAAGAAACCCCCAAAATTCAGAACATTCGACCCAGGGTTACGGCGAAACCCGGGGTGCAAGAACCGGTTTCCAACGAACCGGGTCGACCCGGACTTAGGCCAAGAAAATTTAGTAAGGTACTTTGTGACgatgatgataatgaagatGTTGATGATGGTGAAATGTGGTTTAAAGTGCCAAGGAGGAAGAATGTGGCAAGAGGGGAATATCGAAATGAGAAGTATTCGGTACCGAATGGGAAGGATGTGAAGAAGGGGAAGGGGAAGAAGAAGGGTGGAATGTCGGAGGTGGTGGCGTCGATTAGGTTATTAGGAGACGGGTTTATGAAAGCGGAAATGATGAAGATTGATATGGCTAGGGAGATTGAGAAAATGAGAATGGAGTCGGAGATGAAACGTAGTCGGTTGTTACTAGAATCGCAAAGACAGATTGTGGACGCGTTTGTGAAAGGTGTGGTCGAGTCTAGGAAGCTGCCGGCACCCTTGGTGGATTTGTAG
- the LOC122599367 gene encoding 40S ribosomal protein S3a-like, translating into MAVGKNKRISKGKKGGKKKAADPFSKKDWYDIKAPSLFNTRNVGKTLVSRTQGTKIASEGLKHRVFEVSLADLQNDEDHAYRKIRLRAEDVQGKNVLTNFWGMDFTTDKLRSLVKKWQSLIEAHVDVKTTDSYTLRMFCIGFTKKRANQVKRTCYAQSSQIKQIRRKMREIMVTQAQSCDLKELVQKFIPEAIGREIEKATSSIYPLQNVFIRKVKILKAPKFDIGKLMEVHGDYSEDVGVKVDRPADEPMVEETEVIGA; encoded by the exons ATGGCTGTCGG AAAAAACAAGCGTATTTCCAAGGGAAAGAAAGGAGGAAAGAAGAAAGC AGCGGATCCGTTTTCAAAGAAGGATTGGTATGACATAAAAGCACCATCACTATTTAACACTAGGAATGTTGGCAAGACCCTTGTTTCTCGTACTCAGGGTACTAAG ATTGCTTCGGAAGGATTGAAACATCGTGTTTTTGAGGTGTCTTTGGCTGACCTCCAAAACGACGAGGATCATGCTTACAGAAAGATCCGTCTCAGAGCTGAAGATGTCCAAGGGAAGAATGTTTTGACCAATTTCTGG GGAATGGACTTTACCACAGATAAGCTTAGGTCACTTGTGAAGAAATGGCAGTCTTTGATTGAGGCACATGTTGATGTTAAGACTACGGACAGTTACACATTGAGAATGTTCTGCATTGGTTTCACTAAGAAGCGTGCTAACCAGGTGAAGAGGACTTGTTATGCTCAATCCAGCCAAATCAAACAG ATCCGTCGTAAGATGAGGGAGATCATGGTGACTCAGGCTCAATCATGTGATCTGAAAGAGTTGGTTCAGAAGTTTATTCCTGAAGCTATCGGCAGGGAGATTGAGAAGGCAACATCCAGCATCTACCCACTTCAGAACGTGTTCATCCGCAAAGTCAAGATCTTGAAGGCACCCAAGTTTGACATTGGGAAATTGATGGAG GTTCATGGAGATTATTCTGAAGATGTTGGCGTGAAAGTGGACAGGCCGGCTGATGAGCCGATGGTTGAAGAAACCGAAGTTATTGGTGCTTAA
- the LOC122600940 gene encoding uncharacterized protein LOC122600940 — protein MKVCSYLVIVIFLIMATMLLANTTNAAPTAAQCKEERRLAVNECKNVLYGRLPSPSCCQRARVSHVECICPVITPKLAALIDVNRAVRLIEGCGRRVPRHYKCGSITTP, from the exons ATGAAAGTTTGTTCATATTTGGTAATAGTAATATTCTTGATAATGGCAACGATGTTGTTGGCTAACACTACTAATGCAGCACCAACGGCTGCTCAGTGCAAGGAAGAAAGAAGGCTAGCAGTGAACGAATGCAAAAACGTCTTGTATGGTCGGCTTCCATCCCCTTCTTGTTGTCAACGAGCTCGAGTTAGCCACGTCGAATGCATATGTCCTGTTATCACCCCTAAGCTGGCCGCACTGATTGATGTCAATCGTGCTGTTAGACTTATTGAAGGTTGTGGACGCAGGGTCCCTCGTCACTACAAATGTGgaa GTATTACAACACCTTAA